The following coding sequences are from one Triticum aestivum cultivar Chinese Spring chromosome 5A, IWGSC CS RefSeq v2.1, whole genome shotgun sequence window:
- the LOC123104838 gene encoding uncharacterized protein isoform X3 — protein sequence MTVDLCSSSPAMDATEPTDDCSEFALHVAMGQKADSSKFVEYWVPARLSRVQLEMYCYTLLSNSPALRSHSKTDSVGALRNILVSLRKCCDHPYLVDKTLHLLLTKGHPVTDILDIGVSASGKLLLLDKMLQEIWKKGQRVLILSQSCGGAGNPMGDILDDFVNQRFGFESYERVERDLNVRKKQGAMSMFNDTTKGRFIFLIDSRACVPSIKLSSVDVIIIYCSDWNPTNDLRVLQKISIESQSECVPIFRLYSSCTVEEKALILAKHGHILDSTVQNIRPILSHSLLSWGASFLFSRLEGLKNYACLRKDSDAEKLFMDKVLLDLKKLSTKDDPSTKMSNAAISQAHLSGPFYSRDSLVVGEREGISAPDSDLPKFWVNLLDQKSPRWQYITEQAQRSCRKIQNMEEGNVPADEADEGSTKRRKIAGILDSSANVLAGEDQDSILPETNTACSSRRKIAGILDSSANVLAGEDKDSILPETNVTSSSHQISVDDTWQEQGVENLQDTQKSLHIQLKPEISKLYELFELPGSVKCLCEELLEYTLKNHQVSQVPKDILHAFNIALCWRAASLSRHKVDHRESLALAVEHLKYECSETLAEKVYKKLRVLKKEFSHRVGRTSKSNQSISVKNISPYQQETSTKYGCDKSIPKQAGDKSIPKQAASVGGNESHQEDSHDLVIEPIVPGEKEVLYVPGIHEKQHLSKDALLNRITEKRIKLVDMVFSLREKNIHDKQTNEVAMFDMHRHKGVEKLREACRIVVEHLRRSQAAPEDRGSQRKLIVEWFTMLLYAFLKHMRYQREKLDLQQSMVWTKELQLKENFLHEAKFGQLDLTFDEHIYLPDSGFAIEEFSHFSSCVDTATLANCLQSLHETSAMEVTLVRSVIPSDVINAEAARNGSAEVLIHNGGMPASEGIGLTENTISDIFDCIDSQGGASLAVQHQVNSSPAIDNSINQESSSGDDRRTEHVGRQSGVGSQPLPGETDQHLGDAEMEVNTGNGDNTQADPPYLEPQIVVPVPSQASLQMSNEVEAEANLLLQSGQPIAAPAQLLQREAEQVDRSGMIPAQTLQPEMQPSASREAYMQSDLIIQSAQPSMVPTELSQRNVEQASLYRVPSSQCLPSGMHPWVPLSSILLERTHSDQCQQSHQPEAALGSSAKMVASMVFNHPPVGDEPLKNELHRLRSYIDSLNKTNELKKSQLRTECSQEIDKVKQKYDLLLQEQDSTHLQQTRTLDNLCEKVLLNQSIADYFRAKFISSSGAQARAHSPPNHQTPQASQQVPPRPSAVASTASPAASSSAGRPLVLTHHIQPLQVDRPSPSSPADPPPHVQPLKVDRPSPSSPAGPPPHVQPLKVDRLSPSSSPSSQVVRPRPSILNNIVRSPSTTFSLAPVLPRGSFGVQSDLARARAPAPHLRRRLPPQVHSMASANQQQLPTKLESMSARTRATPVTPVDIRQSCPQAVPPGNPSLSSLHPSLYPTLAALLGPSSSHQIQQVPLLPSSSHPTRLSSPVPSTPNPVLPLTSPRGLTMTSSVSSAASNVLTSRGVGPSASGTLQSDPDPARWMNG from the exons ATGACTGTTGATCTGTGCTCAAGCAGTCCTGCAATGGATGCTACAGAGCCAACTGATGACTGTTCAGAGTTCGCACTTCATGTTGCAATGGGCCAGAAAGCGGATTCATCAAAATTTGTGGAGTATTGGGTTCCTGCTCGCCTTTCACGAGTGCAACTAGAAATGTACTGTTATACCTTACTTTCAAACTCGCCTGCGCTTCGATCACATTCAAAAACTGACAGTGTTGGTGCTCTTCGCAACATTCTTGTATCCCTCCGGAAG TGCTGCGACCACCCTTATCTAGTAGATAAAACGTTGCATTTATTACTTACCAAGGGACACCCAGTAACTGATATCCTAGATATTGGAGTGAGTGCAAGTGGCAAGCTACTGCTTCTTGACAAAATGCTCCAAGAAATCTGGAAAAAAGGGCAGAGAGTTCTTATCCTTTCCCAG TCTTGTGGTGGGGCTGGCAATCCAATGGGTGACATTTTGGATGACTTTGTCAATCAAAGATTTGGTTTTGAGTCATATGAGCGCGTGGAGCGTGATCTCAATGTACGAAAGAAACAGGGTGCAATGAGTATGTTCAATGACACGACTAAGGGCCGGTTTATTTTCTTGATTGATAGTCGTGCGTGTGTCCCAAGCATTAAACTATCATCAGTTGATGTCATCATCATATATTGTAGTGATTGGAATCCCACAAATGACTTGAGAGTCCTCCAGAAGATCAGCATAGAGTCACAATCCGAGTGCGTGCCCATTTTTCGTTTGTATTCGTCTTGTACAGTGGAGGAAAAGGCTCTTATACTTGCAAAGCATGGTCATATTCTTGATAGCACTGTCCAGAATATAAGGCCTATCCTGAGCCATTCTCTGCTTAGTTGGGGTGCATCATTTCTCTTCAGTAGACTCGAAGGGCTAAAAAACTATGCATGTTTACGCAAGGATTCTGATGCTGAGAAACTGTTCATGGATAAAGTACTTTTGGACTTAAAGAAGTTATCCACTAAAGATGATCCCAGCACTAAGATGAGCAATGCAGCCATATCACAAGCTCATCTGAGTGGACCTTTTTATTCTAGAGATAGTCTTGTAGTAGGTGAGAGGGAGGGGATCTCTGCACCTGATAGTGATCTGCCAAAGTTCTGGGTAAATTTGCTAGATCAGAAGTCTCCTCGTTGGCAGTATATAACTGAGCAGGCACAAAGAAGCTGTAGAAAGATACAAAACATGGAAGAAGGGAACGTTCCTGCCGATGAGGCTGATGAAGGCAGTACCAAACGTAGAAAAATTGCTGGAATCTTGGATTCATCTGCAAATGTTTTAGCTGGCGAAGACCAGGACTCAATATTGCCTGAAACTAATACGGCATGTAGTTCTCGTCGAAAAATTGCTGGAATCTTGGATTCATCTGCAAATGTTTTAGCTGGCGAAGACAAGGATTCAATATTGCCTGAAACTAATGTGACATCTAGTTCTCATCAAATATCAGTTGATGACACATGGCAGGAACAAG GGGTGGAAAATCTTCAAGACACACAAAAAAGTCTTCACATCCAGTTGAAGCCTGAGATCTCAAAGCTATATGAATTGTTTGAACTACCG GGGAGTGTTAAATGTTTATGTGAAGAACTTCTTGAGTATACTTTGAAGAATCACCAAGTCAGTCAGGTGCCAAAGGACATACTGCATGCATTCAACATTGCACTG TGCTGGCGTGCTGCTTCTCTCTCAAGGCATAAAGTCGATCATAGAGAATCACTGGCCCTTGCTGTAGAACATTTGAAGTATGAGTGCAGTGAAACTCTTGCGGAGAAGGTTTATAAGAAGCTAAGGGTCCTAAAGAAGGAGTTCTCACATAGAGTAGGCAGAACAAGCAAGAGTAATCAATCAATTTCAGTAAAGAACATATCACCATACCAGCAGGAGACCTCAACTAAATATGGATGTGACAAATCAATCCCTAAGCAGGCAGGTGACAAATCAATCCCTAAGCAGGCAGCGTCTGTTGGTGGGAATGAATCACATCAAGAGGATTCACATGACTTAGTGATTGAGCCTATTGTACCAGGAGAGAAGGAAGTGCTATATGTTCCAGGGATTCATGAAAAACAACATTTATCAAAGGATGCACTTCTTAATAGAATCACAGAGAAAAGAATTAAATTAGTTGACATGGTTTTCTCCTTGAGAGAAAAGAATATCCATGATAAACAAACAAATGAGGTCGCAATGTTTGACATGCACAGGCACAAGGGAGTGGAGAAACTGAGAGAAGCATGCAGAATAGTTGTGGAACATCTTCGTAGGTCTCAAGCTGCTCCAGAGGACAGAGGTAGTCAAAGAAAGCTAATAGTTGAATGGTTCACTATGTTACTATATGCGTTTCTGAAGCACATGAGGTACCAGCGTGAGAAGCTTGACTTGCAGCAATCAATGGTGTGGACCAAGGAGTTACAGTTGAAGGAAAATTTCCTTCACGAAGCAAAATTTGGCCAATTAGATCTTACTTTTGATGAACATATTTATTTACCAGATTCAGGCTTTGCTATTGAGGAATTCAGCCATTTTAGCTCCTGTGTTGATACAGCAACTTTGGCAAACTGTCTGCAGTCTTTGCATGAAACCTCAGCGATGGAAGTTACATTGGTTCGTAGTGTGATTCCATCTGATGTTATCAATGCAGAAGCAGCGAGAAATGGTTCTGCTGAAGTTCTTATCCACAATGGGGGAATGCCAGCATCAGAAGGTATTGGTTTGACAGAGAACACGATCAGCGATATTTTTGATTGCATCGACTCGCAAGGAGGGGCATCTCTGGCTGTTCAACACCAAGTAAATTCTAGTCCTGCAATTGATAATTCTATTAATCAG GAATCTTCAAGTGGTGACGATAGAAGGACTGAACATGTTGGGCGACAGAGTGGTGTGGGTTCGCAACCATTACCCGGAGAGACTGACCAACATTTAGGAGATGCTGAAATGGAAGTTAACACCGGCAATGGGGACAATACTCAGGCAGATCCACCTTACCTAGAACCACAGATTGTGGTTCCTGTGCCCAGCCAGGCTTCCTTGCAAATGTCCAACGAAGTTGAAGCTGAGGCCAATCTTTTACTGCAGTCAGGCCAACCAATTGCAGCTCCAGCACAACTTCTGCAAAGAGAGGCAGAACAAGTAGACCGTTCTGGTATGATACCAGCTCAGACTTTGCAACCTGAAATGCAACCATCAGCATCCAGGGAAGCTTATATGCAGTCAGATCTGATAATTCAATCTGCACAACCAAGTATGGTGCCAACTGAGCTTTCACAGAGAAATGTAGAACAAGCAAGCCTTTATCGTGTACCATCATCTCAGTGTTTGCCATCTGGAATGCACCCATGGGTTCCACTGTCCAGTATTCTGCTTGAAAGAACACACTCTGATCAGTGTCAACAAAGTCATCAACCCGAGGCTGCACTTGGTTCTTCAGCAAAAATGGTGGCATCAATGGTGTTTAATCATCCACCAGTTGGTGATGAACCACTGAAAAATGAGTTGCACAGATTGCGGTCATACATTGACTCGCTTAATAAAACCAACGAACTAAAG AAATCACAACTTAGGACTGAGTGTAGCCAAGAAATAGACAAGGTCAAACAAAAGTATGATTTGTTACTTCAAGAACAGGATTCCACTCATCTTCAGCAAACAAGGACACTTGATAATTTATGTGAGAAAGTTCTCCTCAACCAGTCAATAGCTGACTATTTTCGGGCTAAATTCATATCTTCTTCTGGAGCACAAG CTAGAGCCCACAGCCCTCCAAATCACCAGACACCCCAGGCCTCTCAGCAAGTTCCCCCGAGGCCTTCAGCGGTGGCATCGACTGCATCACCAGCTGCGTCGTCATCAGCTGGTCGACCACTAGTGTTGACACATCATATCCAACCATTACAGGTCGACCGACCATCACCATCATCGCCAGCTGATCCACCACCACATGTCCAACCATTAAAGGTCGATcgaccatcaccatcatcaccagctggTCCACCACCACATGTCCAACCATTAAAGGTCGATCGActatcaccatcatcatcgccatctTCACAAGTTGTCAGACCTCGCCCCTCCATACTAAACAACATTGTCAGATCACCGTCAACTACTTTTAGTCTCGCGCCAGTTCTGCCACGGGGAAGCTTTGGAGTCCAGAGTGATCTAGCACGTGCACGTGCACCTGCTCCTCATCTTCGGCGCAGGTTGCCTCCACAGGTGCATTCGATGGCATCTGCAAATCAGCAGCAGCTTCCAACTAAGCTGGAGAGCATGTCTGCAAGGACACGGGCTACCCCTGTGACTCCAGTAGATATAAGACAATCATGCCCACAGGCAGTTCCCCCAGGGAACCCATCACTGTCAAGTTTGCACCCAAGTTTATACCCCACTTTAGCCGCACTCTTGGGGCCATCAAGTTCACATCAAATTCAGCAGGTTCCACTACTGCCATCAAGTTCACACCCAACACGCTTGTCGTCACCAGTAccttcaactccaaatccagttcTGCCACTAACATCACCGCGAGGTTTGACTATGACATCTAGCGTTTCCTCAGCTGCGTCGAATGTGTTGACAAGTAGGGGTGTTGGGCCTTCCGCATCAGGCACGCTGCAGTCAGATCCTGATCCAGCACGCTGGATGAATGGCTAA